A region from the Sebastes umbrosus isolate fSebUmb1 chromosome 18, fSebUmb1.pri, whole genome shotgun sequence genome encodes:
- the sesn1 gene encoding sestrin-1 isoform X2, whose product MRHAVAPAENVENNYFAVTNLLKICTHCERLSKKDLGVRIPRPLGNGPSRFIPEKEILQVSKVDARTQSIFEDAFAALGRLDNISLVMGFHPQYLGSFLRTQHYLLQMDGPLSLHYRHYIGIMAAARHQCSYLVNLHVNDFLQVGGDPKWLNGLDEAPQKLQQLGELNKILAHRPWLLTKEHIERLLKAEEHSWSLAELIHAVVLLTHYHSLASFTFGCGITPEIHCDGGHTFRPPSVSQYCVCDIANGNGHAIHHDDLFGDQEMCGEVEVLMERMKQLQECRDDEEASQEEMATRFEREKTESMLVVTAEDEECVPSRDISRHFEDPSYGYKDFSRRGEHVPTFRVQDYSWEDHGFSLVNRLYPDVGQMLDEKFQMAYNLTYNTMATHKDVDTSMLRRAIWNYIHCMFGIRYDDYDYGEINQLLDRSFKIYIKTMVCSPEKTTKRMYESFWRQFQHSEKVHVNLLLMEARMQAELLYALRAITRYMT is encoded by the exons ATGAGGCACGCAGTCGCACCGGCAGAAAACGTGGAAAATAACTATTTCGCAGTGACAAACCTGTTAAAGATATGTACCCATTGTGAACGGCTGAGTAAAAAG GACTTGGGAGTAAGGATCCCAAGACCCTTAGGAAACGGACCAAGCAGATTTATCCCTGAAAAAGAG aTTCTTCAAGTCAGTAAAGTGGACGCCAGGACACAGTCGATATTCGAGGATGCGTTTGCAGCCCTCGGTCGCCTCGACAACATTTCTCTGGTGATGGGCTTCCACCCGCAGTACCTGGGGAGTTTTCTCCGGACGCAGCACTACCTGCTGCAGATGGACGGACCCCTGTCTTTGCACTACCGACACTACATCGGCATCATG GCGGCAGCTAGACACCAGTGTTCCTACTTGGTCAACCTCCACGTGAATGACTTCCTCCAGGTCGGGGGTGATCCCAAGTGGCTGAACGGCCTGGACGAAGCCCCgcagaagctgcagcagctcgGAGAGCTCAACAAAATCCTGGCCCACCGGCCGTGGCTTCTCACCAAGGAACACATCGAG CGTCTTCTGAAGGCGGAGGAGCACAGCTGGTCCCTCGCGGAGCTCATCCACGCCGTGGTCCTCCTCACACACTACCACTCCCTCGCCTCGTTCACCTTCGGCTGCGGCATCACGCCCGAGATCCACTGCGACGGCGGACACACCTTCAGACCCCCCTCCGTCAGCCAGTACTGCGTCTGTGACATCGCCAATGGGAACGGTCATGCTATACACCACGACGATCTGTTTGGCGACCAG GAGATGTGCGGCGAGGTGGAGGTGCTGATGGAGCGCATGAAACAGCTGCAGGAGTGCCGCGACGACGAGGAGGCGAGCCAGGAGGAGATGGCGACTCGCTTCGAGCGGGAGAAGACCGAGAGCATGCTGGTGGTCACGGCGGAGGACGAGGAGTGCGTCCCCTCCAGAGACATCTCCCGACACTTCGAGGACCCCAGCTATGGCTACAAGGACTTCTCCAGGAGGGGGGAGCATGTGCCCACGTTCAGAGTGCAG GACTACAGCTGGGAGGATCACGGCTTCTCTCTGGTCAACAGACTGTACCCTGATGTGGGTCAGATGCTGGACGAGAAGTTTCAGATGGCCTACAATCTGACCTACAACACCATGGCGACACACAAGGATGTGGACACCAGTATGCTGCGCAGGGCCATCTGGAACTACATCCACTGCATGTTCGGCATCAG GTATGACGACTATGATTACGGGGAGATAAACCAGCTTCTGGACCGTAGCTTTAAGATCTATATTAAGACTATGGTGTGTAGTCCTGAGAAGACCACCAAACGAATGTATGAGAGCTTCTGGAGGCAGTTTCAGCACTCCGAGAAG GTCCACGTTAATCTGCTTCTTATGGAAGCGCGAATGCAGGCAGAACTGTTATACGCTCTGAGAGCGATCACCCGCTACATGACATGA